Sequence from the Maribellus comscasis genome:
TTCTTCATCCAAAATCAACAATGGGTGTGCTTACCGAAATTTGCGGAAAAGAATAAGTTAATATAACAACCGATTTTATATAATGAGTACCCAGGATAAAATAAAAAAATTAATTGATTTACGTGCTGAGGCAAAACTTGGTGGAGGAATCAATCGTATTGAATCGCAACACAGAAAAGGTAAATTTACCGCCCGTGAAAGGATTGAGTTGTTGCTTGATGAAGGAAGTTTTGAGGAGTTTGACATGTTTGTTACACATCGTTGTACAAACTTTGGTTTGGAAAAAACAAAATTTTTAGGAGACGGTGTAGTAACCGGACACGGAACCATCGACGGAAGAGTGGTTTATGTTTTCTCACAGGATTTTACCGTGTTCGGAGGTTCACTTTCTGAAACCTTTGCGCAAAAAATCTGCAAAGTGATGGACATGGCTATGAAAGCCGGAGCGCCCGTAATTGGTATTAATGACTCAGGTGGTGCGCGTATTCAGGAAGGTGTTACATCGCTGGCCGGCTATGCCGAAATTTTTGAGCGTAATATCCTGGCCTCAGGAGTTATTCCGCAAATCTCTGCCATTTTTGGCCCCTGTGCAGGTGGTGCTGTCTACTCCCCTGCCCTTACCGACTTTATAATGATGACCGAGCAAAATTCCTACATGTTTGTTACCGGTCCTAAAGTTGTTAAAACCGTTACCGGTGAAAATATCAGCGTTGAAGATTTGGGAGGTGGTAAAATCCATGCCTCAAAATCGGGTGTCGCCCAGTTTTTGGTTGAAAATGAAAAAGAGGGACTAATGATCCTTCGGAAACTGATAAGTTATCTTCCTCAAAATAACCTGGAAGATCCTGTAGTTACGGAGTGTAACGATCCTATTGATCGTTTGGACGATCTATTAAACGAAATTATTCCGGAAAATCCCAATCAGCCATATGATGTAACAGATGTTATTCATACCATTGTTGATTATTCCGAGTTTCTGGAAATTCACAGAAATTATGCACGAAATATCGTTGTCGGATTTGCAAAATTTGACGGTCAGCCGGTAGGTATTGTTGCCAACCAGCCTAATTACCTGGCAGGAGTACTCGATATTGAAGCATCAAGAAAAGCAGCCCGTTTTGTTCGGTTCTGCGATAGTTTTAATATCCCGATTATTACGCTGGTTGATGTTCCGGGATTTTTGCCGGGAAGTAAACAGGAATACGGCGGTATTATTACACACGGTGCAAAACTAATGTTTGCATACGGTGAAGCTACGGTTCCGAAAATAACAGTAACCTTGCGTAAATCGTATGGTGGTGCACACGATGTAATGTCGTGTAAACAATTACGAGGCGACCTGAATTATGCATGGCCAACAGCCGAAATTGCAGTGATGGGTGCTTCCGGTGCCGTTGAAGTATTACACGGCAGAAAATTAAAGGACATTGAAGACCCGGAAGAAAGAGCAAAATTTATTGCAAAACACGAAGAGGAATACACAGAAAAGTTTGCCAACCCGTATCAGGCTGCTTCTTTTGGTTATATCGACGATGTGATTGAGCCAAGAAATACACGTTTCAGAATTATTCGCGGATTACAAAGTTTGGCAACAAAAAAACTGATAAATCCACCGAAAAAACATTCAAACATTCCACTTTAAAACTGAAAACCCATGAATCTTTTATTTACACTATTGGTTAGTTCGGTAGAATTCGGTTATACAGTTACGATAGTTGGATTTTCAATTGTGTTTTTTGCACTGACACTTTTGGTGGTCGTGTTTCTTCGCCTGCCTAAAATTGTGAATATTAATCTGAAAAAGATGTTTCGCAAAAAAGGAGAAGAAGAAACTCATAAAGAGGAGAAAGAAGACGATTATATTGTGGAAGGAAATGTTACTGCAGCAATCAGCATGGCGCTTCATTTGTATTTCGACGAAATGCATGATGAAGAGAGTAACATTGTAACCATAAAAAGAGTTAGAAAAGCATATTCTCCCTGGAGTTCAAAAATTTACAGTGTAACACAAAATTGGCCAAAACAATAAACAACATGAAAAAATATAAATTCATAATCAGAGGTAACGATTACGATGTTCACATAAGGGATATTGAAGAAGATATTGCAGAGGTGGATGTAAACGGTACCATTTACGAGGTAAAAATCAAAGGAGAAGTCAAAACTTCAAAAACACCTAAATTAATCCGTAAACCGGTTGAGCAACTTCCGGGCGAAGGACAAATTAAAAAGAAAGAAACAACAGGAAAACATACCATTGGAGCACCACTGCCAGGTACTATATTAAAAATTAATGTATCAGTAGGCGATGTTGTAACGGAAGGACAAACCCTGATGATTATGGAAGCCATGAAAATGGAAAACCAGGTTCAGACGGATAAAGGTGGAGAAATTCTTTCTATTAAAGTAAACGTGGGTGATACCGTGTTGCAGGATGATGTTTTGATTGAAATTGGATAACCTTACGATTTTTAACATGAAAAAAATACTTCAATTACTACTACTTTTATTTCTTTGTTCGCCGGCTGTTTTTGGCGGTGAACAATCAAAAGAAATAGGTAATGTTCTTACGAAAGGGAAATGGGTAAACTATAGTGATGGTTATGTTCCAAATCCAACTTACCACATCGAGGACGGTGACGACGAAAATGTAACAACAAAAAGACGATTTAAAACCTACGGTTTTGAAGAAGACAAAACCTTTATTCTTGACTCGGCCAAGGTTCGTTACACCGGTCACTACAGCTTTGAAGACGGAAAAGTGCTTCTTAGTTTTAACCCGGTAAAAGTCACTCATCTTCACAAAAATACCGACCCCAATAACCAGGGCGGCTATGTTACAAAAGATGAAATTGTTACTTTACCCGACCGTGCTTTATATCTTGATGACAACGGACACCTGGCCGGTGATGGTTTAGTGTACAAAAACTACAGCGGAGCTGTTTCAGGTTTATTCAATTTTTACGAATTCTCAGGATTTGCAAACGTTTCCTGGCGTCACCTGGTAATGATGCTCGTTGGTTTTGTTTTTATCTTCCTGGCCATTCGATATGACTTTGAACCCTTGCTTCTGATTCCGATTGGTTTTGGAATTCTAATTGGTAATATTCCAATGTTTCAGGTTACTGATTTTAACCTGAAACTGGGGATTTATGAACCGGGTTCAGTACTTAATATCCTCTACCAGGGAGTTGTGCAGGGTTGGTACCCGCCACTTATTTTCCTTGGTATTGGTGCCATGACAGACTTTTCGTCACTGATTTCGAATCCAAAACTAATGTTACTTGGTGCAGCGGCACAAATCGGTATTTTTCTTACTTTTTTGGGAGCGCTTTATTTGGGCTTTGCACCACCGGAAGCAGGTGCTATCGGAATTATTGGAGGTGCCGACGGGCCAACAGCTATTTTTATTTCTTCAAAACTGGCCAACGGGCTTAATGTCCTGGCCGACGGCACTACGGTGAAAAACCTTATCGGGCCAATAGCGATTGCCGCATATTCCTATATGGCTCTGGTCCCTGTTATTCAGCCACCTGTTATTCGTTTAATGACAAGCAAACGGGAGAGAAAAATAAAAATGAAGCCTCCGCGTGCGGTTTCAAAGCTGGAAAAAATTCTCTTTCCTATTGTTGGATTGATTTTAACAGCGTACATCGCTCCGTCTGCACTTCCGTTGCTCGGAATGCTTTTCTTTGGTAATTTGCTAAAAGAATCGGGAGTAACCAAACGATTGGCCAATACTGCAAGTAATACCTTAATTGATATTATCACCATTTTACTTGGGATTACAGTTGGTGCTTCAACACAAGCTGATGTTTTCCTTACTCCTTCATCGATTAAAATTTTTGCTTTGGGGGCAGCCTCATTTGTTGTCGCTACTGCAGGTGGAGTTACCGGTGCAAAAATTATGAATCTTTTTATGAAAAAGGAAAATAAAATAAATCCGATGATTGGTGCAGCAGGTGTTTCTGCGGTTCCCGACAGTGCAAGGGTTGTACAGACGATGGGATTAAAAGAAGACCCGACCAATCACCTGCTTATGCATGCCATGGCTCCAAACGTTTCCGGTGTGATCGGTTCGGCTGTAGGTGCAGGTATTTTGCTAAGCTTTTTGATGTAAAACACGTACTTTGATATATTCTAAAAACCTTCGGGGCCTTTGTGCTTTGAAGGTTTTTTCATTTATAGTCCTTCTTTTGTTTTTCTGAAAACATCCTCTAATTTTACGCTTATGAAAGCCTGGGTAATTAACAAGATTTCGGATCTGACAAAAGAGGACAAACCTTTACAATTCAAAGAGCTTCGCAAACCGACTGCAAAAACCGGAGAATTACTAATCCGTATTCGGGCTTGCGGCGTTTGCCACACAGAGATTGATGAAATTGAAGGCCGCACTCCTCCGCCAAAATATCCGGTAATTCCGGGGCATCAGGTTATCGGAACCGTTGAAGAATCAAAAAGCAAAAAAACAACTTTCAATGTTGGAGATCGGGTTGGAGTAGCATGGATTTTCTCAGCCTGTGGAACGTGTGAATACTGCCTGTCGGGGCAAGAAAATTTGTGTCCCGATTTTCGGGCCACAGGACGGGATACAAACGGAGGATATGCTGAATATATGGTTGTGCCTGAAAAATATGCCTATCCGATTCCTGAGATTTTTTCTGATGCTGAAGCCGCTCCCCTGCTTTGCGCCGGTGCAATCGGTTATCGCTCGGTTGCCTTGTGCAACTTAAAAAACGGCGAACCAATCGGATTAACAGGTTTTGGGGCATCTGCTCACCTTGTATTAAAACTTTTAAAGTACCGTTACCCCAAAACAGCGGTTTATATTTTTGCCCGGAACCCAAAAGAAAGAGAATTTGCTCTTGAACTTGGTGCTAAATGGACGGGTAACTCAACAGAGAAACCTCCAGAATTATTACAAAGTATTATTGACACAACACCGGTTTGGAAAACAGCAATTTCTGCT
This genomic interval carries:
- a CDS encoding OadG family protein produces the protein MNLLFTLLVSSVEFGYTVTIVGFSIVFFALTLLVVVFLRLPKIVNINLKKMFRKKGEEETHKEEKEDDYIVEGNVTAAISMALHLYFDEMHDEESNIVTIKRVRKAYSPWSSKIYSVTQNWPKQ
- a CDS encoding acyl-CoA carboxylase subunit beta, which encodes MSTQDKIKKLIDLRAEAKLGGGINRIESQHRKGKFTARERIELLLDEGSFEEFDMFVTHRCTNFGLEKTKFLGDGVVTGHGTIDGRVVYVFSQDFTVFGGSLSETFAQKICKVMDMAMKAGAPVIGINDSGGARIQEGVTSLAGYAEIFERNILASGVIPQISAIFGPCAGGAVYSPALTDFIMMTEQNSYMFVTGPKVVKTVTGENISVEDLGGGKIHASKSGVAQFLVENEKEGLMILRKLISYLPQNNLEDPVVTECNDPIDRLDDLLNEIIPENPNQPYDVTDVIHTIVDYSEFLEIHRNYARNIVVGFAKFDGQPVGIVANQPNYLAGVLDIEASRKAARFVRFCDSFNIPIITLVDVPGFLPGSKQEYGGIITHGAKLMFAYGEATVPKITVTLRKSYGGAHDVMSCKQLRGDLNYAWPTAEIAVMGASGAVEVLHGRKLKDIEDPEERAKFIAKHEEEYTEKFANPYQAASFGYIDDVIEPRNTRFRIIRGLQSLATKKLINPPKKHSNIPL
- a CDS encoding sodium ion-translocating decarboxylase subunit beta; protein product: MKKILQLLLLLFLCSPAVFGGEQSKEIGNVLTKGKWVNYSDGYVPNPTYHIEDGDDENVTTKRRFKTYGFEEDKTFILDSAKVRYTGHYSFEDGKVLLSFNPVKVTHLHKNTDPNNQGGYVTKDEIVTLPDRALYLDDNGHLAGDGLVYKNYSGAVSGLFNFYEFSGFANVSWRHLVMMLVGFVFIFLAIRYDFEPLLLIPIGFGILIGNIPMFQVTDFNLKLGIYEPGSVLNILYQGVVQGWYPPLIFLGIGAMTDFSSLISNPKLMLLGAAAQIGIFLTFLGALYLGFAPPEAGAIGIIGGADGPTAIFISSKLANGLNVLADGTTVKNLIGPIAIAAYSYMALVPVIQPPVIRLMTSKRERKIKMKPPRAVSKLEKILFPIVGLILTAYIAPSALPLLGMLFFGNLLKESGVTKRLANTASNTLIDIITILLGITVGASTQADVFLTPSSIKIFALGAASFVVATAGGVTGAKIMNLFMKKENKINPMIGAAGVSAVPDSARVVQTMGLKEDPTNHLLMHAMAPNVSGVIGSAVGAGILLSFLM
- a CDS encoding zinc-dependent alcohol dehydrogenase family protein, with the translated sequence MKAWVINKISDLTKEDKPLQFKELRKPTAKTGELLIRIRACGVCHTEIDEIEGRTPPPKYPVIPGHQVIGTVEESKSKKTTFNVGDRVGVAWIFSACGTCEYCLSGQENLCPDFRATGRDTNGGYAEYMVVPEKYAYPIPEIFSDAEAAPLLCAGAIGYRSVALCNLKNGEPIGLTGFGASAHLVLKLLKYRYPKTAVYIFARNPKEREFALELGAKWTGNSTEKPPELLQSIIDTTPVWKTAISALEFLKPGGRLVIYAIRKESTDQDFLTKLDYQRHLWMEKEIKSVANVTSYDVKEFIKIAAEMPFKPHIEIYPFEQANKAIMDIKNRKIRGAKVLQL
- a CDS encoding biotin/lipoyl-containing protein — encoded protein: MKKYKFIIRGNDYDVHIRDIEEDIAEVDVNGTIYEVKIKGEVKTSKTPKLIRKPVEQLPGEGQIKKKETTGKHTIGAPLPGTILKINVSVGDVVTEGQTLMIMEAMKMENQVQTDKGGEILSIKVNVGDTVLQDDVLIEIG